The Streptomyces sp. cg36 genomic interval GGCTGGGTGATACGGACCCGGGCCGACAGCAGTTCCACCGATACGAGGGCGTCGTCGTAGACGTGGAACACCTCCTGCGGCCACAGGTCGCGGTGCGGGGTCGCGCTCGGGATGATGCCGAGGGACACCGAGGGCAGGGCTCCGGCCGTCAGCAAGTACCCCAACTGCGCCGCCATCGCGGCCTCGTCGCCCAGCCGGTAGTGGAGGACGCCTTCCTCGATCAGCAGGGTGAACCGGTGCCCCGGCTCGTGGATGACCTTCGAGCGTTCGAGGCGCGCGGCTGCGGCTTGCGCGGAGTCGTCGGGAACGTCGAGGATCCGGGCGCTGCCGGAGAGCACCGCGCGTGCGTACCCCTCCGTCTGGAGCAGACCCGGAACCAGGGTCGGGGAGTAGACGCGGAAGAGCGTCGTCGCGCGGTAGAGGTCCACGTAGCCGTCCTGCAGGTGCCTCA includes:
- a CDS encoding helix-turn-helix domain-containing protein — translated: MPVSPSSSAQGARERVARRLRDLRADAGITGTELALSCGWSHPKTSRIENARTPPTPEDIRLWCRACGAEDQAVDIIVQSREAESQYVEWRRRVRAGLRHLQDGYVDLYRATTLFRVYSPTLVPGLLQTEGYARAVLSGSARILDVPDDSAQAAAARLERSKVIHEPGHRFTLLIEEGVLHYRLGDEAAMAAQLGYLLTAGALPSVSLGIIPSATPHRDLWPQEVFHVYDDALVSVELLSARVRITQPAEIVLYLKAFERLRRMAVYGADARALVVGAIEALS